A single genomic interval of Gemmatimonadota bacterium harbors:
- the ndhC gene encoding NADH-quinone oxidoreductase subunit A, which yields MDWFSQYGFLGALLLSGIVLGAIPVVLPLIISPRARGRKSRETYECGMDTIGSAWVRFDIAYYLFALIFVAFEVDVLYILPIAVIYDSGTYVWRDFIELTIFVGILFLAIIYAWSKGVLHWRSR from the coding sequence ATGGACTGGTTCTCCCAATACGGATTTCTCGGTGCCCTGCTCCTCTCGGGCATCGTTCTCGGTGCAATCCCCGTCGTACTGCCCCTGATCATATCCCCTCGCGCGCGCGGTCGCAAAAGCCGCGAGACCTACGAATGCGGCATGGACACAATTGGCAGCGCATGGGTGCGCTTCGACATCGCCTATTATCTATTTGCACTCATCTTTGTCGCATTTGAAGTCGATGTATTGTATATTCTTCCCATCGCCGTAATCTACGATTCGGGCACCTACGTCTGGCGCGACTTCATCGAACTCACAATCTTCGTCGGCATTCTTTTTCTCGCCATCATCTACGCCTGGAGCAAAGGCGTTTTGCACTGGAGAAGTCGATAA
- the pdxA gene encoding 4-hydroxythreonine-4-phosphate dehydrogenase PdxA: MADLTERPVIGVTVGDPAGIGPEVVIKALCEPTLYNKVKPLVFADRSVLEQTVKMLCVDIDLHAIDNPRNGHYEAGCIDFIDVGSLSEPIAYGQISAEGGRAGYQYLDRAIDAALSGTVVGLSTAPLNKESLQAAKLPYIDHTAMLNARAALRVPMTLFLVKNLKIFFLTRHISFREIPDAITKAGILEALPLCDLYLRQLGTETPTIAVAGLNPHGGEQGLFGREEIEVIGPAVKEAQKRGWRVQGPIPADSVFHLALEGRYDGVLSLYHDQGHIASKTLDFHGTVSLTMGLKFLRTSVDHGTAFDIAGQGIASERGMVEAIRAAGQYAVPVRERLEMSFVPS, from the coding sequence GTGGCTGACTTGACAGAGCGCCCGGTAATTGGCGTAACCGTGGGCGATCCGGCGGGAATCGGACCAGAAGTTGTGATCAAAGCGCTGTGTGAACCAACGCTTTACAACAAAGTAAAACCACTGGTCTTTGCCGACCGATCGGTTTTGGAGCAAACGGTGAAAATGCTGTGTGTGGATATAGATTTGCACGCTATAGACAATCCGCGCAATGGGCATTATGAAGCCGGGTGTATCGACTTTATTGACGTTGGGAGTCTGTCTGAACCGATTGCCTATGGCCAGATCTCTGCCGAAGGTGGTCGGGCGGGATATCAATATCTGGACCGGGCAATTGATGCAGCTCTATCAGGTACCGTAGTTGGCCTATCCACAGCGCCATTGAACAAAGAATCATTACAGGCTGCAAAACTACCTTATATCGACCACACGGCGATGCTCAATGCCCGAGCGGCGTTGCGAGTGCCAATGACGCTGTTTTTGGTAAAAAATTTAAAAATCTTCTTTCTCACCCGGCACATTTCCTTTCGGGAAATTCCAGATGCCATTACAAAAGCGGGAATTCTGGAAGCACTGCCACTGTGCGACCTGTATTTGCGGCAACTGGGAACCGAAACACCGACCATAGCTGTGGCCGGCTTAAATCCACACGGCGGCGAACAGGGCCTGTTCGGACGAGAGGAAATCGAGGTCATAGGCCCCGCTGTAAAAGAAGCGCAAAAACGCGGATGGCGAGTACAGGGACCGATACCAGCGGACTCGGTATTTCATCTGGCACTGGAAGGACGTTACGATGGGGTATTATCGCTCTACCACGACCAGGGGCATATCGCATCCAAAACACTGGACTTCCACGGAACAGTAAGCCTGACAATGGGACTGAAGTTTTTGCGCACATCAGTAGATCACGGAACAGCCTTTGACATTGCCGGACAGGGAATAGCGTCAGAACGGGGCATGGTAGAAGCAATTCGCGCGGCCGGACAATACGCAGTGCCGGTACGCGAGCGATTGGAAATGTCATTTGTACCCTCTTGA
- the nuoB gene encoding NADH-quinone oxidoreductase subunit NuoB, with translation MAQIELPLVKSDPKNIEELREEVGPLVHMDLLENLLNHARSRSLWPLTFGLACCAIEMMAAGASRFDLDRIGAGVFRPSARQADVMILAGTISRKMAPAIKTLWDQMPSPKWAIAMGGCTIDGGPFKYPGQYAIVEGADKIVPVDVYVPGCPPRPEALFAALFKLEEKIRAGKKFNK, from the coding sequence ATGGCACAAATAGAACTCCCTCTCGTAAAAAGCGATCCCAAAAACATTGAAGAACTGCGCGAAGAGGTCGGCCCACTGGTACACATGGACCTGCTGGAAAACCTGCTCAACCACGCACGGTCCCGATCCCTGTGGCCCCTCACATTCGGCCTGGCCTGTTGCGCCATCGAAATGATGGCTGCAGGCGCATCGCGCTTTGACCTCGACCGCATTGGCGCAGGCGTCTTTCGCCCGAGTGCGCGACAAGCCGATGTCATGATCCTCGCAGGCACAATCTCCCGCAAAATGGCACCAGCCATCAAAACGCTCTGGGATCAGATGCCCTCGCCCAAATGGGCCATAGCCATGGGGGGGTGCACCATCGATGGCGGTCCCTTTAAGTATCCCGGACAGTACGCCATTGTCGAAGGCGCAGACAAAATTGTGCCCGTTGATGTGTACGTACCGGGTTGCCCCCCGCGTCCCGAAGCGCTCTTTGCGGCACTGTTCAAACTCGAGGAAAAAATCCGAGCCGGAAAGAAATTCAATAAATGA
- a CDS encoding xanthine dehydrogenase family protein molybdopterin-binding subunit, giving the protein MASKKEDYLGIENYKVVGTRPIRHDGTDKVTGRAVYGPDFHLTGSLYGKTLRSPHGHARIKSIDTSKAEALPGVKAIVLGKDLVQNYEDKISDLGEGSVDLRFLIANVLAGDKVLYDGHAIAAVAATSAHIAEEALNLIDVEYEILEPVLEVRRAMENDAPLLHDDLKMKSLGEETDQASNIANHFQHKQGDIEKGFEEADAVIEREFATGTVHQGYIEPHNVTAHWSENGKLTIWCSTQGPFEVRGQVADVLGLEVGDIRVIPQEIGGGFGGKFRVYEEPTAALLAQKTGKPVKMVMSRTEVLKATGPTPASYIKVKMGATRDGMLTAAQAYMAYEAGAYPGSAVGAGAGCIFSPYSIPNSLIDGYDVVVNKPQSSAYRAPGATNAAFASETVIDEICEQIGMDPLEFRLKNASKEGTRRADGPVFLRIGQEEVVKAAIAHPHYSAPLEGPNRGRGVAAGFWFNGGGTSTVVASVNPDGTVALVEGSPDIGGTRTSVAIQFAEVLNLPIEDIKPNVTDTDAIGQTDGTGGSRVTFATGWASYEAAQDVKRQMIERAATLWEISKDDIVFEDGTFRSKSDSSKSITFKELAAKANGAGGPVVGRAAVSGKQAGPAFALLIVDVEVDPDTGKVDILRATIVQDAGKAIYPGYVEGQMQGGVVQGIGWALNEEFVYNDQGVMVNASFLDYRMPTTLDLPMIETVIVEVPNPGHPYGVRGVGEVPIVPPPAAVANAIYRAVGIRLNELPMSPSRVLKALWESDGSHDQAAD; this is encoded by the coding sequence ATGGCGAGCAAAAAAGAAGACTATTTGGGAATTGAAAATTACAAAGTAGTGGGCACGCGACCGATACGGCACGATGGAACCGATAAAGTAACGGGCCGCGCGGTTTATGGTCCAGACTTTCACTTAACCGGATCGCTATACGGCAAAACACTGCGAAGCCCTCATGGGCATGCGCGGATCAAATCCATCGACACCAGCAAAGCCGAAGCACTCCCCGGAGTAAAAGCCATAGTACTCGGAAAAGACCTCGTCCAAAATTACGAAGACAAAATCTCCGACCTCGGTGAGGGATCGGTCGATCTGCGGTTCTTAATCGCCAATGTACTCGCCGGAGACAAAGTCCTCTACGACGGACACGCCATCGCAGCCGTAGCAGCCACCTCTGCACACATCGCAGAAGAGGCATTAAACCTCATCGACGTAGAATACGAAATACTCGAACCCGTACTCGAAGTCCGCCGCGCAATGGAAAACGACGCACCGCTATTGCACGACGATCTGAAAATGAAATCCCTCGGCGAAGAAACGGACCAGGCGAGCAACATCGCAAACCACTTCCAGCACAAACAGGGAGATATAGAAAAGGGATTTGAAGAAGCGGACGCAGTCATAGAGCGGGAATTTGCAACCGGCACAGTACACCAGGGATACATCGAACCACACAACGTAACCGCGCACTGGAGCGAAAACGGAAAGCTCACAATATGGTGCAGCACACAGGGACCATTTGAAGTGCGCGGCCAGGTCGCCGACGTACTCGGCCTCGAAGTGGGTGACATACGCGTAATCCCGCAGGAAATCGGAGGTGGATTTGGCGGGAAATTCCGCGTCTATGAAGAACCGACCGCAGCCCTGCTGGCGCAAAAAACCGGAAAACCCGTAAAAATGGTCATGTCCCGCACAGAAGTATTAAAAGCCACCGGACCAACGCCCGCATCCTACATCAAAGTCAAAATGGGCGCAACGCGGGACGGCATGCTAACGGCGGCACAAGCCTACATGGCCTATGAAGCTGGAGCCTATCCCGGCTCTGCCGTAGGCGCTGGTGCGGGATGTATCTTCTCGCCCTACAGCATCCCAAACTCCCTCATAGACGGCTACGACGTCGTCGTAAACAAACCCCAATCGTCCGCTTACCGCGCACCCGGCGCAACCAACGCGGCATTTGCATCTGAAACAGTAATAGACGAAATATGCGAACAGATCGGAATGGACCCCCTCGAATTTCGACTGAAAAACGCGTCCAAAGAAGGCACGCGACGGGCCGATGGACCAGTCTTCTTGCGCATTGGCCAGGAAGAAGTCGTCAAAGCGGCCATAGCGCATCCGCACTACAGCGCGCCCCTTGAAGGACCGAATCGGGGACGCGGCGTCGCCGCTGGATTCTGGTTCAACGGCGGAGGCACATCAACAGTGGTCGCTAGCGTAAACCCGGACGGCACAGTAGCACTTGTCGAAGGCTCGCCCGATATTGGAGGCACACGCACCTCAGTCGCCATACAATTTGCCGAAGTCCTGAATCTCCCCATCGAAGACATCAAACCAAATGTCACGGACACCGACGCAATCGGACAAACCGATGGAACGGGCGGAAGCCGCGTGACATTTGCAACCGGCTGGGCGAGCTATGAAGCCGCGCAAGACGTAAAGCGCCAGATGATCGAACGGGCAGCCACCTTATGGGAAATATCAAAAGACGACATAGTCTTTGAAGACGGAACCTTCCGCTCCAAATCGGACTCATCCAAATCCATCACCTTCAAAGAACTCGCCGCCAAAGCCAATGGCGCAGGTGGTCCCGTAGTAGGACGCGCTGCCGTAAGCGGCAAACAAGCCGGTCCCGCATTCGCACTCTTAATCGTAGATGTCGAAGTAGATCCAGACACGGGCAAAGTAGATATCTTGCGGGCGACCATTGTTCAGGACGCGGGCAAAGCCATTTATCCCGGCTATGTAGAAGGGCAGATGCAGGGCGGTGTAGTACAGGGAATCGGATGGGCATTGAACGAGGAATTTGTGTACAACGACCAGGGCGTAATGGTCAACGCCTCTTTCCTGGATTATCGGATGCCCACAACACTTGACCTCCCCATGATAGAAACCGTCATCGTAGAAGTGCCCAACCCGGGCCATCCTTATGGCGTACGAGGCGTGGGCGAAGTGCCCATTGTCCCGCCGCCAGCCGCAGTCGCCAACGCGATTTACCGCGCTGTTGGCATACGGCTAAACGAGCTACCCATGTCGCCATCGCGAGTCCTGAAAGCACTCTGGGAATCAGATGGCAGCCATGATCAGGCAGCAGATTAA